The Castanea sativa cultivar Marrone di Chiusa Pesio chromosome 11, ASM4071231v1 genome contains a region encoding:
- the LOC142614626 gene encoding uncharacterized protein LOC142614626, which translates to MADSSNESSGAPVNNPNKAPAITRSTRDLPPAHFSLKIESYSLLSQAVLEKFESCVFEACRHKWRLYLYPRGKAKIIGTGHISLYLAIAETEKLPLGWEVNASFKFFLFDQIRDMYLTIQDSFGTIRRFNDIKNEWGFAKALPVDTFNDPSQGYLVNDCCVFGVEVSVYERSNKRQCISMIREPPNRTMTWKIEKFSTLDERFYCSQEFTVEGLKWKLKVYPKGDTDQIPEAISIYITLCDCFPSEHKIYAEYKLRIRNQVQRNHMERLGKHWFSNSAGWGFRQFMFLNDLHDAFKGFLVNDTIIVEAEIIVMSTVK; encoded by the exons ATGGCTGACAGTAGCAACGAGTCCAGCGGTGCTCCTGTCAACAACCCAAACAAGGCACCCG CAATTACAAGATCAACAAGGGATTTACCTCCAGCTCATTTTTCACTTAAGATAGAGTCATACTCTTTACTGTCCCAGGCTGTACTGGAAAAGTTTGAGTCCTGTGTTTTTGAAGCTTGCCGGCATAAATG GAGGTTGTATCTCTATCCAAGAGGAAAGGCGAAAATCATTGGGACTGGTCACATCTCTCTTTACTTGGCAATTGCTGAGACAGAAAAACTTCCTCTCGGTTGGGAGGTTAATGCTAGCTTcaaatttttcttgtttgatCAGATTCGGGACATGTACTTGACCATTCAAG ACTCTTTTGGGACAATTAGAAGATTCAATGACATAAAGAATGAATGGGGCTTTGCCAAAGCTCTTCCCGTTGACACTTTCAATGATCCGTCTCAAGGATACCTTGTCAATGATTGTTGTGTATTTGGCGTAGAGGTTTCTGTTTATGAGCGAAGTAACAAACGACAGTGTATTTCCATGATTAGAGAACCCCCAAACCGTACTATGACTTGGAAGATTGAAAAGTTTTCAACACTAGATGAAAGATTTTACTGTTCTCAAGAATTCACTGTTGAGGGTTtaaagtg GAAGTTAAAGGTCTATCCTAAAGGAGATACTGATCAAATACCCGAAGCGATATCCATCTACATCACTTTATGCGACTGTTTTCCATCTGAGCACAAAATATATGCAGAATATAAGCTACGAATAAGGAACCAAGTCCAAAGAAATCACATGGAAAGACTAG gTAAACATTGGTTTTCTAACTCAGCGGGCTGGGGGTTTCGACAATTTATGTTTTTGAATGACCTCCATGATGCATTTAAGGGGTTCCTAGTAAATGATACTATAATTGTAGAAGCAGAAATTATTGTTATGTCTACTGTTAAGTAG